The proteins below come from a single Plantactinospora sp. KBS50 genomic window:
- a CDS encoding ATP-binding protein: MSYDIANPDPAGTITSLRSFGYSVEAAVADLVDNSVSAGARHIDVYFTWAGSASWVAVVDDGRGMTAEELVTAMTVAARGSYQARASKDLGRFGMGLKSASFSQAARLTVATRADVTSEEAVRTWDLSVVSETSEWRLLHGTDETTGAILKQLRPDGQVGTTVIWRDLHRFAVDGLSAEDTRAQKQFYAEATRVEEHLGMVFARFIAGRNRIAITVNGTPVQPWDPFLSSHPSVQRLPAEELPVGNHVIRIEPFILPHPKKLSTEQQQRAAGPKGWLDQQGFYVYRRDRLILAGDWLGIRGFRRDERYNLARIVVDVPAEADAEWAIDVRKSTAVPPVGARRHLQRIGTATRSRAAEVLSHRGRIAAREHGAEFIYAWRVDKRNGNIRCRVNRDHPLVREVLRGGPDASIDAKALIRLLEETVPVAALRIMHDGDVTDDPEPFLGAAPREVGDVANRIYAAFVAQGRTPREAKERLALMPPFDQFDGFWQQH, translated from the coding sequence TTGAGCTACGACATCGCCAACCCGGACCCCGCAGGCACGATCACGTCACTAAGGTCGTTCGGGTACAGCGTCGAGGCCGCTGTGGCGGATCTCGTCGACAACAGTGTCTCCGCTGGCGCCCGCCACATTGACGTCTACTTCACCTGGGCCGGATCGGCATCCTGGGTGGCTGTGGTGGACGACGGTCGAGGGATGACGGCTGAAGAACTTGTCACCGCGATGACCGTGGCGGCCCGCGGCTCCTACCAGGCACGAGCGTCGAAGGACCTCGGACGCTTCGGTATGGGTTTGAAGAGTGCCTCGTTCTCACAGGCGGCTCGCCTCACGGTAGCTACGAGAGCGGATGTCACCTCCGAAGAGGCGGTTCGAACCTGGGACCTCTCCGTGGTATCCGAGACGAGCGAGTGGCGGTTGCTGCACGGCACCGACGAGACGACCGGCGCGATTCTGAAGCAGCTCCGACCCGACGGCCAAGTTGGTACGACGGTCATCTGGCGTGATCTGCATCGGTTCGCCGTGGACGGACTGAGCGCGGAGGACACCCGGGCGCAGAAACAGTTCTACGCCGAGGCCACCCGGGTTGAAGAGCATCTGGGCATGGTGTTCGCGCGGTTCATCGCCGGCCGTAACCGGATTGCCATCACCGTCAACGGCACGCCGGTCCAGCCCTGGGACCCCTTCCTGAGTAGCCATCCGTCGGTCCAGCGACTACCGGCTGAGGAACTGCCCGTCGGTAACCACGTGATCCGGATCGAACCCTTCATCCTGCCGCATCCCAAGAAGCTCAGCACTGAGCAGCAGCAACGGGCGGCCGGCCCGAAAGGCTGGCTGGACCAGCAGGGCTTCTACGTGTACCGGCGGGATCGTCTCATCCTGGCCGGCGACTGGTTGGGCATACGCGGCTTCCGACGGGATGAGCGGTACAACCTCGCACGCATCGTCGTCGACGTGCCAGCCGAAGCGGACGCCGAATGGGCTATCGACGTTCGGAAGTCGACAGCCGTGCCGCCCGTCGGCGCCCGCCGGCACCTGCAGCGCATCGGCACAGCCACCCGCAGCCGAGCCGCAGAGGTGCTGAGCCACCGGGGACGAATCGCCGCCCGGGAGCACGGCGCGGAGTTCATTTACGCATGGCGGGTGGACAAACGGAACGGCAACATCCGGTGCCGCGTCAACCGCGACCACCCGCTGGTACGGGAAGTGCTGCGAGGCGGTCCGGACGCCTCGATCGACGCAAAGGCTCTGATCCGGCTCCTGGAGGAAACCGTGCCGGTCGCGGCCCTCCGGATCATGCACGACGGTGACGTCACCGACGACCCCGAGCCGTTCCTCGGAGCGGCGCCCAGGGAAGTGGGGGATGTGGCGAACCGGATCTACGCCGCCTTCGTCGCCCAGGGCCGGACTCCCAGAGAAGCCAAGGAGCGCCTCGCGCTGATGCCGCCCTTCGACCAGTTCGACGGTTTCTGGCAGCAGCACTGA
- a CDS encoding AIPR family protein, translating to MSQNTLPEYAQDLVADVLATAEAENATAPDTFTRRVLDELEQAGEIENTFTAYHRAHGLEVNGYGNNESLGTLDLFITHFSLKPDEDRLPRAHVETLFKRLTTFVRRCRDGLARDIDESSDVHDMCIAVEKALPDAPRIRLFLLTDVVSAVSALPPGELDGLTVTHEVWDLNRLHRLASSGTLSEPIVVDFDPPLPCLATPETDRNYSVFLAIIPGQELADLYGKHGTRLLELNVRSFLQTKGGVNRGIRDTLLHNPDRFLAYNNGITATASTVEFTQLPGGGQAISRVHDLQIVNGGQTTASIHYAHTRDKADLSRAYVQMKLTRVSEDRLQEIVPEISKYSNTQNKVTVVDFSSNHPFHVGIEKVTRSLWAPAADGSGQETRWFYERARGQYTDALARERTPANQRRFKSLHPLAQKFTKADAAKYIHSWAGLPYLVSRGAEKNFRELMMRMGDDVPEVNVSFGQRLIAKAILFKATDKVVAARDFGGYKINIVSYSIARIAEATNRRIDLDQIWREQRLTPALTAALEELCVPVREVIVNPLRGGTNIGEWAKRPDCWEAILGIPWTVPDDLAAELADHPLEDSAPTVSEDSAAGDIASVMAVPAPEWFAMARWAKETRNLQPWQRQLADTVGRYVNNSWPITEKQATQALRAMEEARRLGFHANS from the coding sequence ATGAGTCAGAACACTTTGCCGGAGTATGCCCAGGACCTTGTCGCGGATGTTCTTGCAACGGCCGAAGCCGAGAACGCCACCGCTCCTGACACCTTCACCCGTCGCGTGCTCGATGAGCTGGAGCAGGCTGGCGAGATCGAGAACACCTTCACCGCATACCACCGGGCACATGGGCTGGAGGTCAACGGCTACGGCAACAACGAGTCCCTGGGGACCTTGGACCTCTTCATCACCCACTTCAGCCTCAAGCCCGACGAGGACCGGCTGCCGCGAGCCCATGTCGAGACGCTGTTCAAGCGTCTGACGACCTTCGTCCGCAGATGCCGTGACGGCCTTGCCCGTGACATAGACGAATCCTCCGACGTGCATGACATGTGCATCGCAGTGGAGAAGGCCCTGCCGGATGCTCCCCGCATCCGTCTCTTCCTCCTCACCGACGTGGTGAGTGCCGTCTCGGCCCTTCCGCCGGGTGAACTCGACGGTCTGACGGTCACGCACGAGGTGTGGGACCTCAACCGGCTGCACAGGCTGGCCTCTTCCGGGACGTTGAGCGAACCGATCGTGGTGGACTTCGATCCGCCACTGCCGTGTCTCGCCACGCCCGAGACGGACCGCAACTACTCGGTCTTTCTGGCGATCATTCCGGGACAGGAGCTCGCCGATCTGTACGGAAAGCACGGCACGCGGCTGCTGGAGCTCAACGTCCGGTCGTTTCTGCAGACGAAGGGCGGCGTCAACCGCGGCATCCGGGACACCCTGCTGCACAACCCTGATCGTTTCCTGGCCTACAACAACGGAATTACCGCGACCGCCTCAACTGTGGAGTTCACCCAACTCCCCGGTGGCGGGCAGGCGATCAGCCGTGTTCATGATCTCCAGATAGTCAACGGCGGTCAGACCACGGCGTCCATCCACTACGCCCACACGAGGGACAAGGCCGATCTCAGCCGGGCCTACGTCCAGATGAAGCTGACCCGGGTCTCAGAGGACCGGCTGCAGGAAATCGTTCCTGAGATCTCCAAGTACTCGAACACCCAGAACAAGGTCACGGTCGTCGACTTCAGCTCGAACCACCCGTTCCACGTGGGCATCGAAAAGGTCACCCGCTCGCTCTGGGCGCCCGCGGCTGACGGCAGCGGGCAGGAGACTCGCTGGTTCTACGAGCGGGCCCGGGGTCAGTACACCGACGCGCTTGCGCGCGAGCGAACGCCGGCCAACCAGCGCAGGTTCAAGAGCCTGCACCCGTTGGCGCAGAAGTTCACCAAGGCCGACGCCGCGAAGTACATCCACTCCTGGGCCGGACTCCCGTACCTGGTCAGCCGGGGAGCTGAGAAGAACTTCCGGGAGCTGATGATGCGGATGGGTGACGACGTACCGGAGGTGAACGTCAGCTTCGGCCAGCGGCTCATCGCCAAGGCGATCCTGTTCAAGGCCACGGACAAGGTGGTCGCGGCGCGCGACTTCGGCGGATACAAGATCAATATTGTTTCGTACTCGATCGCGAGAATCGCCGAAGCGACGAACCGGCGGATCGACCTCGACCAGATCTGGCGCGAGCAGCGGCTCACCCCGGCCCTCACCGCAGCGTTGGAGGAGCTGTGCGTCCCGGTACGGGAGGTCATCGTCAACCCGCTCCGCGGCGGCACCAACATCGGCGAGTGGGCGAAGCGCCCCGACTGCTGGGAAGCCATCCTGGGCATCCCGTGGACGGTGCCGGACGATCTCGCCGCCGAGCTGGCTGACCATCCCTTGGAGGACAGCGCCCCGACCGTATCGGAGGATTCCGCCGCCGGCGACATCGCCTCGGTGATGGCCGTGCCCGCTCCTGAATGGTTCGCCATGGCCCGGTGGGCGAAGGAGACCCGCAACCTGCAGCCGTGGCAACGTCAGCTGGCCGACACGGTGGGCCGGTACGTCAACAACAGCTGGCCGATCACGGAGAAGCAGGCAACCCAGGCGCTCCGCGCCATGGAGGAGGCCAGAAGGCTCGGGTTCCACGCCAACTCCTGA
- a CDS encoding Z1 domain-containing protein, producing MTALTPDDDAIQQAIRLVLAFLPQDRQATPAELDDAVNLVFGMQQARDQMLDRELLLKEIQARVAVWQDDSVGLTDDQNHIEWLTEAQLDRSWEFWDRYRRYLEDVRLMPPRVVRRLEQSTDKILRQLEDPRRPGSWRRTGLVVGQVQSGKTGNYIGLACKAADAGYKLIVILAGIHNSLRSQTQLRVDEGLLGFDTQYQQRYDEEKNTARIGVGVMPGARRLRIASLTNSAENGDFRRNVAANLSLPIGDYPVVLVVKKHQSILEYVRKWVVEVEGESAGEGRTKVVRDVPLLVIDDEADNASIDTTKDDDTDPTRINAAIRHLLNSFDKAAYVGYTATPFANIYIRPDADHDTFGLDLFPDSFIESLPAPSNYLGPERMFGLRSDDPDEDDVEALPIFRAIHDHEMWMPSRHKKEWAPPDDLPVSIREALDSFVLTCAARRARGQAREHNSMLVHVTRFMNVQNLVRDQIDEYLGLMRDRLRDSMGGEAAEVLAQLHGLWDRDFTPTSAKFPPDEATPLSWRAVQEELRSALLKIEVRAINGSSRDALEYYEHRRTGVSVIAVGGNKLSRGLTLEGLSVSYYLRASNTYDTLLQMGRWFGYRPGYEDLCRLYTTPDLREAYAEITAADNELRREFEEMSALGQTPESFGLKVRASPAGLAVTAANKMRRSLRVRLSYSGELPETTIFSLKPEALRRNFDNLDRLVKLLRADGEPEVRVKSRVWRNVAASTITEDFLDGYVADRGSYRVRPAFIAEYIRRCVASGELSRWTVRLVGAPGREVEIGGCKVGLVKRRPPRVDGVERPIDGDRFIIKRVLNPADEGDDLARESWDRALEATRITRRAWAERRGKEYKDPDVPTGQSLRRFRPVQEPLLIIYPIEHPLQTPDKDLLPVVGFAISFPFSEHPTETEYFVNEIWKQQEIDDYDDEDADE from the coding sequence ATGACGGCGCTGACCCCCGATGACGATGCGATCCAGCAGGCCATCCGGCTCGTGCTCGCATTCCTCCCGCAGGACCGCCAGGCGACTCCAGCCGAGTTGGACGATGCAGTGAACCTGGTCTTCGGCATGCAGCAGGCCCGAGATCAGATGCTCGATCGGGAGCTGTTGCTCAAGGAGATCCAGGCGCGGGTGGCCGTCTGGCAGGACGACTCGGTCGGGCTGACGGACGACCAGAATCACATCGAGTGGTTGACCGAGGCGCAGCTGGATCGCAGCTGGGAATTCTGGGATCGCTACCGTCGATATCTGGAGGACGTCCGGCTGATGCCGCCGCGCGTCGTACGGCGGCTGGAGCAGAGCACGGACAAGATCCTGCGGCAGCTCGAGGATCCACGTCGGCCGGGCTCATGGCGTCGGACGGGACTGGTGGTCGGTCAGGTCCAGTCGGGCAAGACCGGAAACTACATTGGCCTGGCGTGCAAGGCGGCCGATGCGGGCTACAAACTCATCGTGATCCTGGCCGGCATTCACAACAGCCTGCGTAGTCAGACCCAGCTGCGGGTGGACGAAGGGCTGCTGGGCTTCGACACCCAGTACCAGCAGCGCTACGACGAGGAGAAGAACACCGCGCGCATTGGTGTGGGCGTGATGCCGGGGGCGAGGCGCCTCAGGATCGCCTCGTTGACCAACAGCGCCGAGAACGGGGATTTCCGGCGCAATGTGGCCGCTAACCTCAGCCTTCCGATCGGTGATTATCCGGTCGTGCTGGTGGTCAAAAAGCATCAGAGCATCCTCGAGTACGTCCGGAAGTGGGTCGTCGAGGTCGAAGGTGAGTCCGCCGGTGAGGGCCGGACGAAGGTTGTCCGGGACGTTCCTCTGCTGGTCATCGACGATGAGGCAGACAATGCATCGATCGACACGACCAAGGACGACGACACAGATCCCACCAGGATCAACGCTGCCATCCGGCACCTGCTGAACAGCTTCGACAAGGCTGCCTACGTGGGATACACCGCCACCCCGTTTGCCAACATCTACATCAGGCCGGACGCCGACCACGACACCTTCGGCCTCGACCTGTTCCCCGACAGCTTCATCGAAAGTCTGCCCGCCCCGTCCAACTACCTCGGGCCTGAGCGCATGTTCGGCCTGCGCTCGGACGACCCTGATGAGGATGATGTGGAGGCCCTGCCGATTTTCCGTGCCATCCACGATCACGAAATGTGGATGCCGTCACGTCACAAGAAGGAATGGGCGCCGCCCGATGACCTTCCCGTGTCCATCCGTGAGGCGCTGGACTCCTTCGTTCTCACCTGCGCGGCACGGCGAGCAAGGGGACAAGCTCGCGAGCACAATTCCATGCTCGTCCACGTCACCAGATTCATGAACGTGCAGAACCTGGTGCGGGACCAGATCGATGAATACCTCGGCCTGATGCGCGACCGACTCCGGGACAGCATGGGCGGTGAGGCGGCAGAGGTCCTGGCCCAGCTTCATGGTTTGTGGGACCGTGACTTCACGCCGACCAGCGCGAAGTTTCCACCGGATGAGGCCACTCCGCTGTCATGGCGCGCTGTTCAGGAGGAACTGCGGTCCGCGCTTCTCAAGATCGAGGTCCGGGCGATCAACGGCAGCTCGCGGGATGCCCTGGAGTACTACGAGCACCGGCGCACCGGTGTATCGGTCATCGCGGTCGGCGGGAACAAGCTGTCCCGGGGCCTGACACTGGAAGGCCTCAGCGTCAGCTACTACCTCCGTGCGTCGAACACCTACGACACCCTGCTGCAGATGGGTCGCTGGTTCGGTTATCGCCCGGGCTACGAGGACCTTTGCCGGTTGTACACCACTCCCGATCTCCGGGAGGCGTACGCGGAGATCACCGCCGCGGACAACGAACTCCGGCGAGAGTTCGAGGAGATGTCGGCGCTCGGTCAAACGCCGGAGAGCTTCGGTCTCAAGGTCCGCGCCTCGCCCGCTGGCCTCGCCGTCACGGCCGCCAACAAGATGCGTCGCAGCCTGAGGGTTCGCCTGAGTTACTCGGGCGAGTTGCCGGAGACCACGATATTCAGCCTCAAGCCGGAGGCGCTCCGACGCAATTTCGATAACCTGGACCGTCTCGTCAAACTCCTGCGCGCGGACGGCGAGCCCGAGGTCAGGGTCAAGAGCCGCGTCTGGCGGAATGTGGCAGCAAGCACGATCACAGAGGACTTTCTCGACGGTTATGTCGCCGACCGCGGCTCCTACCGGGTCCGGCCGGCCTTCATTGCTGAGTACATCCGCCGATGTGTTGCATCTGGTGAGTTGTCCCGCTGGACAGTGCGCCTCGTTGGTGCCCCCGGCCGAGAAGTTGAGATTGGTGGTTGCAAGGTAGGTCTGGTCAAACGGCGGCCGCCGAGGGTGGACGGTGTGGAACGTCCTATCGATGGTGACCGCTTCATTATCAAGCGTGTGCTGAACCCTGCTGATGAGGGCGATGATCTGGCGCGGGAGAGCTGGGATCGCGCTCTGGAAGCCACACGAATCACACGACGCGCGTGGGCGGAACGCAGGGGCAAGGAGTACAAGGACCCCGACGTCCCGACCGGGCAGTCGCTTCGGCGATTCCGTCCCGTCCAGGAGCCGCTGCTGATCATCTACCCGATCGAGCATCCGTTGCAGACGCCCGACAAGGACCTGCTGCCGGTTGTCGGATTCGCCATCAGTTTTCCATTCTCTGAGCACCCAACGGAGACTGAGTACTTCGTCAACGAGATCTGGAAGCAACAGGAGATCGACGACTACGACGACGAGGACGCGGACGAGTGA
- a CDS encoding PD-(D/E)XK motif protein, translated as MGEEDWASLEEEEHPYGIVTRRLFPRSEHDIFLAVQQPSGRRMLVLRVPAAAAEEVAEQQPSLASTRGLALQITAGSDGHGELRVVLTADDRREVFNPLIADVASAAQAVHGSVQALNAAIERFEQWRQLLRSLRDAGLGLDARRGLLGELLILRDHLLPVLPPQAAAAAWRGPTGANQDFELKGCAIEVKTGVGRNPGSIVIASERQLDGVGTDRLLLAHLSVDERRGGSGESLNEVVDSVQDALVTVAARAEFRDLLVRAGYLSEHRQLYDDVRYTVRRTDFWHVTGDFPRIVEADLRPGVGNCCYRISTAGLDQYGVSSAWVANVVKGKA; from the coding sequence GTGGGCGAGGAGGACTGGGCGTCACTCGAGGAGGAGGAGCATCCGTACGGCATTGTCACTCGTCGCCTGTTTCCGCGCTCGGAGCATGACATCTTCCTGGCGGTTCAGCAGCCGAGCGGGCGACGCATGCTGGTGTTACGGGTGCCAGCCGCAGCGGCCGAGGAAGTGGCGGAACAGCAGCCGTCGCTTGCCAGCACCCGAGGTCTGGCGCTGCAGATCACGGCGGGTTCCGACGGACATGGCGAGCTACGGGTGGTGCTCACTGCCGACGATCGGCGGGAGGTCTTCAATCCGCTGATCGCCGATGTCGCTTCGGCCGCTCAAGCGGTGCACGGATCGGTTCAGGCGCTCAACGCTGCGATTGAGCGCTTCGAACAGTGGCGGCAGCTTCTTCGGTCGCTGCGGGACGCCGGCCTCGGCCTGGACGCCAGGCGGGGCCTGCTCGGGGAACTTCTGATTCTGCGGGATCACCTGCTTCCGGTCCTGCCACCGCAGGCAGCTGCCGCTGCCTGGCGGGGACCCACCGGTGCGAACCAGGACTTTGAGCTGAAGGGCTGCGCCATCGAGGTGAAAACCGGAGTTGGCAGGAACCCGGGAAGCATCGTCATCGCCAGTGAGCGCCAACTCGACGGCGTCGGTACGGATCGTCTGCTGCTGGCGCACCTGTCCGTGGATGAGCGGCGGGGTGGTTCTGGCGAGTCCCTCAACGAGGTCGTCGACTCCGTACAGGACGCGTTGGTGACGGTCGCGGCGCGGGCGGAATTCCGCGATCTGCTCGTTCGCGCCGGCTATCTGTCGGAACATCGACAGCTGTACGACGATGTCCGCTACACCGTCCGTCGGACGGATTTCTGGCACGTCACCGGCGACTTCCCGCGAATCGTGGAGGCGGATCTGCGGCCCGGCGTCGGGAACTGCTGCTACCGGATCAGCACCGCCGGACTGGACCAGTACGGTGTGTCTTCCGCGTGGGTGGCCAACGTCGTAAAGGGGAAGGCATGA